A genomic region of Candidatus Marimicrobium litorale contains the following coding sequences:
- a CDS encoding DUF3604 domain-containing protein, translated as MVSAAQARIVSTLIIAACISMPAHSQDAGTPDPDLLTRIYPGKAYSPYAEREFPNQVYWGEAHLHTGLSLDAGLFGNILGHEDAYRFARGEQIQSSGGLQVKLGRPLDWLAITDHSDMMGIATDIQKGTPNILANPKGKEWAEGFQQGGEAAGRAAFDLITHFAQMKIPKELVDQYSPGSKVYDDLWNEITYTADRFNEPGRFTTLIGFEWTSVPKGFNLHRNVILRDGGELARQVTPLTTQPPAGTTDPLDLYQWLQDYEDKTDGQALAISHNGNLSNGWLFPLTHTYAGGKVDKEYVELRAKWEPLYEVTQIKGDGETHPLLSPDDEFANYETLDKGNLDLTELKKEEMLQREYAREALKTGLALESRLGTNPYKFGMVGGTDSHTSLSTAEEDNFFGKSTSAEPSPMRIGHPFVKSELGAIEGYELAASGYQAVWAQENTREAIFDAMERKETYATTGPRISVRFFGGWNFTEEDLRSRAPAFRGYEKGVPMGSDLPVTSGESPTFMVYALRDPMGANLDRIQIIKGWLDADGATHEKVYNVAWSNGRDIDTGGQLPPVGNTVDLEAANWTNTIGASELAAVWIDPDFDPKDKAFYYARVIEIPTPRWIVYDKVRYGSEIPEGANVIQQERAYTSPIWYEP; from the coding sequence ATGGTCTCTGCAGCACAGGCTCGCATCGTCTCTACCCTTATCATAGCCGCATGCATCAGCATGCCCGCACATTCTCAGGACGCTGGCACCCCAGACCCTGATCTCTTAACAAGAATCTATCCAGGCAAAGCCTATTCACCTTACGCGGAACGTGAATTTCCGAATCAGGTTTATTGGGGTGAAGCTCATCTCCATACAGGCTTGTCATTGGACGCCGGTCTTTTCGGAAACATTCTCGGTCATGAGGATGCTTACCGCTTTGCCAGAGGCGAACAAATACAATCATCGGGCGGGCTCCAGGTAAAACTGGGCCGACCGCTGGACTGGCTCGCTATCACGGATCATTCAGACATGATGGGTATCGCTACAGATATCCAGAAAGGTACACCCAATATTCTAGCCAACCCCAAGGGTAAAGAATGGGCCGAGGGTTTTCAGCAAGGCGGTGAGGCTGCCGGTAGAGCCGCATTCGATCTCATCACGCACTTCGCGCAAATGAAAATTCCCAAAGAGCTGGTTGATCAGTATTCTCCGGGCTCTAAAGTGTACGACGATCTATGGAATGAAATCACCTACACGGCAGACAGGTTCAACGAGCCGGGACGTTTTACCACACTCATTGGGTTTGAGTGGACCTCTGTTCCAAAAGGATTCAATCTTCATCGCAATGTGATATTGCGAGATGGGGGAGAGTTAGCGAGGCAGGTTACACCACTGACCACGCAACCTCCTGCGGGCACCACAGACCCACTCGACCTGTACCAGTGGCTGCAAGATTATGAAGACAAAACCGATGGACAAGCACTGGCAATATCCCATAACGGTAATCTATCGAACGGCTGGTTATTCCCATTAACCCATACCTACGCGGGCGGCAAGGTCGATAAGGAGTATGTAGAGCTTCGCGCGAAGTGGGAGCCACTTTATGAGGTAACCCAGATAAAGGGAGATGGAGAAACCCACCCGCTTCTGTCACCAGACGACGAATTCGCTAATTATGAGACGCTGGACAAAGGGAATCTTGATCTCACCGAGTTGAAAAAAGAGGAAATGCTGCAGCGAGAGTATGCGCGGGAAGCACTGAAGACCGGCCTGGCACTCGAGTCCAGACTCGGGACCAACCCCTATAAGTTTGGCATGGTGGGCGGAACTGACAGTCACACCAGCTTGTCTACGGCAGAGGAGGACAATTTCTTCGGTAAGTCAACGAGCGCCGAGCCCTCACCAATGCGAATCGGCCACCCCTTTGTGAAATCAGAGTTGGGCGCAATTGAGGGCTACGAACTGGCCGCATCAGGCTATCAGGCGGTGTGGGCTCAGGAGAATACCCGTGAGGCAATTTTTGATGCCATGGAACGCAAGGAAACCTACGCGACCACGGGGCCGAGGATCTCCGTTCGTTTTTTCGGCGGCTGGAATTTTACGGAGGAAGATCTCAGAAGCCGCGCCCCTGCCTTTCGCGGTTATGAAAAAGGGGTTCCAATGGGTTCAGATTTACCGGTAACGAGCGGCGAATCGCCCACTTTTATGGTGTATGCACTGCGCGACCCGATGGGCGCCAACCTCGATCGCATCCAAATCATCAAAGGCTGGCTTGATGCAGACGGGGCAACACACGAAAAGGTCTACAATGTCGCGTGGTCAAACGGACGCGACATCGACACTGGGGGTCAATTGCCTCCGGTAGGAAACACTGTCGATCTCGAAGCCGCAAACTGGACCAACACTATTGGCGCCTCAGAACTCGCTGCCGTGTGGATCGATCCAGATTTCGATCCGAAAGATAAGGCGTTTTACTACGCCAGGGTGATCGAGATTCCAACACCACGCTGGATAGTCTACGACAAAGTGAGGTACGGCAGCGAAATACCGGAAGGTGCGAATGTGATTCAACAAGAACGGGCCTACACCTCACCCATCTGGTATGAGCCCTAA